ACCCCTGATTTTCAGCCCCGTCAGTAAACGCGCCGATAACAGACATAAGAATATGAAAGTGTTGATAATGAATGATATACATCCCACGAATTAAAGTTTTATAACAAAACGGCGCAAATCTGTGCCGGTTTCGTAATCTGAAATTGAGTAAAAAGCGTGAAATAAGTGACTGATATAGTAGGATTTACATGAAAGAATGCAATAAAAACGATGAAAACATATCTTCGGGAATAGATTGCAAAACCGGGATATTACCTGTTTTTTCTCTTAATGAAAGCCTGCATCTCCTCGAAATTGTTGTTTCCGCATTTGGGTTACATTGCCGTTGCAGCCAGCTTCCATTTATGGTTTCCATATGAAAACCGTACGGTTTCCATATCAAGAACGTACGGTTTCCAATGCAAAACCATACGGTTTTGATATCAAGAACGTAAAAGTATGCCTTTTGAAAAAACGATATGACTTATGCTTTGCGCAATATGAAATTGTGCATTTTTGTTGATGTTATCATAGAATACACACGGCACAGAATACAACAAATCTATGCCGTGTATAGTATGAAATATCTGCCTCTTTACCTGGCAAATTATATGGGAAGTAGATGTTTAGTTTGCGATTGTGTTTGGAACAAGTACAATGCACCACGACATCCAGTCGGACAAATCCTCTACATCGTATAATACTTGGCTGAACATTTCCATTTCCTGTTTTTCTTCTTCGGTCAAGCCTTCCATGCCTTTTCCTTGCATGAACATGTCCAGTGCGGTATATCGGTTGGGATTGGCGATGGTCCAAGCGAATCCATTGCTGGTATTCCAATAGGTAATGGGCAATTCATAATAATCTCCCCATTTCTGGAAGGGGGATTTGCCGTAAGGGTCTAACGGAGAGCCTAACCATTGGGCGCAGAATTGTTCGCATTGTTCGGGCGTGAAGAGCCACGACATGGAGTTTGTGTATTGCGGGTCTATCCAATAACGGGCGGTCATCCATAATTCGTAGTCTGTCTGGCCTGCTTGTTTCAGCCATGTCTCGAAGGTGAAGTCTTCATGGAGCACCAGTTTCATGTCGGTTATTTTTTCGGCAATGCGCAGACTGATTTTATCTAATACCTCTTGTACGAAATCCCATCGGCTTATTTCTTTTCCTTGCCATTCTATCGTACCAGCTTTAGCTGCAGTGCGGAATAGGCATTTTGAGAGAAAATGATATTCGTTTGAGCCTGTTCCCCAATAGGCAGAGAGGGTACAGTCCGCTTGTATTCGCCTGCTTGACCCGTCAGCTTTGTCTGTATCAGCATAATAGGTCCCTTTGATTTGCCTTTCGTATATGAAGCCACCGGGAACAGCCTCGAATGTCACTACTCCTTCGCCCGGAGTGGTTTTTATCAAGATTTTTACCGGTTGGGGGACATAGTTCATGATATACATCATCATTTGCGTAGAGTCCTCTTCCACCGGCTCGAAATATACAGAACAGTCTGTAACGGTCGTGCCGTTTATCTGCAAAGAGAGTGCATCGCCTCTGAAAGTAAGATCGGGTTCATACATTTCCGCAGGGTCGGTCAATGCCGGGGTATCATTTTCCGAACAGCTTGCAAGCAGGCATACGCTCATTATCAAGAATATGCCCCACATTTGTGTTAACACATTCGTTTTCATATTGACTTTGGTTTTTAGGTTTCAATAAAGATATGTCTTTTTATTTTAGGGCAGATTGTTTTCTTGTTTTCTTAACATTTTTAAGCGGTTATCCTGCCCAGTTTTCCCGGTCTAAGTTCCGGTAGCTGATGGCTTCGGCAAGGTGTTTGGGGAGGATGGCTTCGCTTCCGTCCAAATCGGCTATGGTGCGCGAGACCTTCAGGATGCGGTCGTAGGCACGGGCGGAGAGGTTGAAACGCTCCATGGCGGTGCGAAGAAGAACCATGCCGTGGGAGTCGGGCTGGGCGTACTGGTGCAGGAGGCGCGAAGTCATCTGGGCATTGCAATGGATGCCCGGAAGGCCGGCAAAGCGTTTGGCTTGTATCTGGCGGGCACGGATGACCCGTTCGCGGATGGCGGCGCTGGGCTCGCCTGCCTTGCGTTCGGCAAGCTTCTCGAAGGGTACCGGAACGATTTCCACTTGGATGTCAATCCGGTCGAGGAGGGGACCGGAGATACGGTTCAGGTACTTTTGCACTTGGCCGGGCGTACATACACAATGGCGGGTGGGGTGGTTGTAATATCCGCAGGGGCAGGGGTTCATCGAGGCTATCAGGGTGAAGCTGGCGGGATAATCCAAGGTATATTTGGCGCGCGAAATGGTGATGTGCCGGTCTTCGAGGGGCTGGCGGAGGACTTCGAGGACGCTTCGGTTGAACTCGGGAAGCTCGTCGAGGAAGAGGACGCCATTGTGTGCCAGGCTGATTTCACCCGGTTGGGGATTGGTGCCCCCGCCCACCATGGCGACTTGCGAAATGGTGTGGTGCGGGCTTCGGAACGGGCGGACGGCGATGAGGGACGAGTCTTTCCCCAGTTTTCCGGCTACGGAATGTATCTTGGTGGTTTCCAGGCTCTCGGCGAGCGAAAGGGGCGGAAGGATGCTGGGAAGGCATTTTGCCATCATCGACTTGCCGCTTCCCGGCGCGCCTATCATAATCAGGTTGTGTCCGCCTGCCGCTGCAACCTCCAAGGCACGTTTCACGCTTTCCTGACCCTTGACATCGGCAAAGTCGAAAGGGAAATTGGTCTGGCTCCGGTAAAATTCCTCGCGCGTATTGACGATAGTAGGTTCCAGTTCGCGCTTGCCGTTGAAGAAATCGATGACTTCGGTGATGTTTTCCACGCCGTACACGTTCAGGTTATTGACCACGGCGGCTTCACGCGCGTTTTGCTTGGGGAGGATGAATCCTTCGAATCCTTGCTGGCGGGCGCAGATGGCTATGGGCAAGGCGCCTTTGATGGGCTGTAGGCTTCCGTCCAGGCTCAATTCGCCTATGAGGAGGTAACGGTCGAGCTTTTCGGGAGATACGGCTCCCGATACCGCTAAGATGCCTATCGCCAGCGGAAGGTCGTACGAGGAACCTTCCTTGCGGATATCCGCGGGTGCCATGTTGATGACGATTTGGCAGGTGGGGAACTTGTATCCGTTGACCTGAAGGGCGGCTACGATGCGTTCGTGGCTCTCTTTTACGGCTGAATCGGGCAAGCCTACGAGGAAAAACTTAATGCCCCGCGAGCTGTTGACTTCGATTGTGACGATGGTTGCATCTATTCCTTGAACGGCTGCACCGAATAGTTTGATTAGCATTTAAGGTTGGGTTTACAGGTTTATTCTTTCAGTTGTTCTTTTACCTTTTCATATAACGCTTGTCCGTATAATTGGGTTGCTATGATTTTCCGGCTATTGTTTATCAGGATGTTGGCAGGGAGCGCATGGATTTGGTTCTGTTTTACCACCGGATTGTTCCAGCCCTTGAAATCGCATGTCTCTATCCATTTCCCGGTGTCTTTCTTGCATTTTTCCAGCCACTTGTCTTTTTCGTAATCGAGGGAGATGTTCAAGACCTTGAATTTCTTTTCGGGGAATTTCCCGACAAGTTTTTCCAGCGAGTCGCGCCGGACAAGGCTTTCCTTGTCCCAGCTTGCCCAGAAGTTGAGCAGGGTATAGCTTCCCTTTTCCCCTGTCCACGAAATGTATTTGCCTTCGCGGTCTTTGCACGAGAAATAATTGACGTATTCCTTGTTTTGCCGGGCATTGTCCTCTTGTGCGGGCAAAGCCTTGAGGATTACGCTCAGGATGCGGCTGTCTTTGATATTTCCTGTAAGGGGAGCGATTAGTTGCTCGATTTTCTTCGTATCGGGCGAAGGGGTTTGGATGAAGTATTTGTTAATCAGGTATGCCGATGCGAAAGAAGAAGGATGGGCTTGGATGAATTTTTCCGCGGCTTGTGCGGCGGATGCCGAGTCCTTCAACGCTTGGATTTCTTTCAATAGCGCGCCGTATTCCCCGTTCATCCCGTCTCCTGTGATGCCGGGGGCTTGGAACGTTCCGCTTAGTGTCATTTCCTGTCCCTTGTCGGCGAATACAGGAATCATCTCTCCCGTTTCGGGCAGAACCAGGCGGAAGAGCGTGATGGTATCGGGAACGAACGTATAATTGAATTTCCCTTCTTTCGGGAAAATCGTGTCGAGTTTCGAGATGGGGTCATCGTAGACCACCAGTATGGGCTTGTCCGCAAGCCCGTCCATTTCTGCCTGAAGCGTGAACGTCGAATCCCCCTTGCAGGAAAGGAGGAAAAGCATGCTAAGTGCGGTAAGCGTTGGAAGTAACTTCATGGCTCGTTGAATATATATGAATTGACCTGCGAATATACGTAATTTATTTGAAATAAAAAAGCCGGAATGCAATTTGCACTCCGGCTTTTCCTAAAAAAATATACAATTTATGAGTAAACCAGATTCAATTACTGAATCTCATTTGCATATTTAGCAAATTCACGGTCGTTTTGAGCGCTTGCTTTCAAGCTTGCGTCTTTCTGGCCTACCTTAGCCATGCTTGACTTAACCAGGTCGGCATTGTTGGTGCGTGCACCTACGATAGCCATCAGGTAATCAGTATAAGCGTCCGGATTCTTGACTGCTTCCAATGTGCTCTTTGCCTTGTTGTAGTCTTTAGCCAAGATTTGAGCCAAAGCGGCAGAGTTGGTCTTGGTGTCGCCGAAGGCTTGTACGGCACGGTCGTACTGGCCTTGTTTGATATACAGGTTACCCAGCGCTTCGTTAGCGGTGTTAGCGCCTGTAGACTTGCTCAGGTAAGTTTCAGCTTCTGCTACATTGCCTTTGCACAATTCGCACAAACCGAGGTTGGTGTTAACTTCAGCTGCGCTTGCGCTCTTGCTTGCGGCTTGCTTGAAGTAGTTTTCAGCTGCGTTCAGGTCGCCTGCTGCGTATGACATCATACCCAAGTTGTTGTATGCGCGGAAGTCGTTCGGATATTTTTCGATAGCTCTCTTGTAGATAGCTTCCTTGCGTGCATTGTCTTGAGTCAGGGTAGCTGCATACAGCAATTCGTCAACGCTGATAGAGTCTTCTTTCGCGTCGAATGCGGCGTTGATTTCTTCATCGCTACGTCCGATAACGTCGTAGTTAGCGGTCAGGCGTGCACGGCGCAATTGCGGAAGGATTTCATCTGCCAAGGTCTTGTAAACTGAAGAGATGTTCTTGATTTCAGTTTCACGTTGTTCCGGATCTTGGTACATAGACAAGACGCGCAAGATGAGGTCTTTGTCTTGGATGTTTGATTTAGAAACCAGTTCCTGGAAGCCTTCCCAGTCTTGTGCAGTATATTTAGCGTCAACCTGAGTTTCGATTTCGCCTTTCTTCAATTGCTTGTTCAGGTACTTTTCAGTGTTTTCCTGACGGTCTTCAGCCAAACCGGTGTTCAGTTTCACGCCACCATCCGGAGATGCGTAAGCAGAGATTTCGATGTTGTTCAACTTGAAGTTTTTCTTGTCGCCGTTTACAGCAACCACTTTCTTGTTGAAATCCTTGATGCCTTCTGACTTCAATTCGCTTGCGCGGATGTTAGCCTGTTGGATCAAGAACATGATTTGAGCTTCCTGAGCCTGCTTGATGATGCGTTGGAACGCGTCAGCTGCGTATGCGGCGTTAGCCGACTTAACGGTAGGCAATTCAGAAGTAGCGATAACACCGTCGGCAATCTTTACAGAAGGGATGGTGTATTCTTTCTTTCCTTTCTTGATTTTGAAATCAAGATACAGTTCAGACTTAGCCATTTCGGGTACATAGTCGAAAGAGGCTTTCATCGTATAGGTACCGCCCATCTTATAAGAGATAGTCTGGTCGTTACCTTGCACTTTTTCACCTTGGAACATAGCCGGCTGGCCTTTGGCTTCGCCTCCGTCCCATCTCAAAACCGGAGTAACTTCAACGGTTGCTGTTTTCTTGAAATACTTTTCAGGGAACTTACCTGTGATAGTAACAGGCACTTTGCCGCCGATAGCTTCCAATACTTCAGGATCAGTTGTGAAATAGCTCGGGTCCAATTCACCCATCTTGCTACATGAAGAGAAAGCAAGAACTAACAATGCCACTAAGGGCAAATACAACTTCTTAATCATGGTTTTTTATTATTTGGTTTGTTAAAAATATAATCTAGTCGGTTTTTAATATTTGGGGCAAAGATAAGAAAAACTCCAATAGCTGTTCGTTTTTTGCGCTCTTTTTTTAAAGAAATATTAAAAAAAAGATTAAAATCACCCGTACGGTTAGTTAAAACGCTTTTTTTTGTTCCGTGGATGATGTTCGATAATCTCTTGCCGGAGCATGCTTCGGTCGATGTGTGTATAGATTTCGGTCGTTCCGATGCTTTCGTGCCCCAGCATGGCTTGGATGGCACGCAGGTTGGCTCCGCCTTCCAGCAGGTGGGTGGCGAACGAGTGGCGGAAGGTGTGCGGGCTGATGGTCTTTTTCAATCCGATGCGCTCTGCCAGTTCCTTTATTATATGGAAAACCATGATGCGCGAGATGTTCTTCCCGAACCGGCTTATGAATACAAAGTCTTCGTATCCGGGTTTGATTTTGGCGTATCCGCGTTCCGTGAAATAATTTTTCAGCTCGTTGACGGCACGGGGGGAGATGGGCACCAGGCGTTGCTTGCTTCCCTTGCCTTCTACCTTGATGAAGCCTTCGTCCAGATAGAGGTCGGATAATTTGAGGTTGCAGAGCTCGGATACGCGCAAGCCGCAGCTATACAGGGTTTCCAGTATCGCCCGGTTGCGTTGCCCTTCGGGGGTGGTCTCGTCGATAGCGCCGATAAGGGCGTCTATCTCTTCTACGGTCAGCACATCGGGCAGGTGTTTGCCTATCTGGGGCGATTCGAGCAGTTCGCTCGGGTCTTGGCGGATGTAGTCGTCGAGGGTGAGGAAGCGGAAGAACGAGCGGATACCCGAAAGGATGCGGGCTTGCGAGCGGGGATGGATGCCGATGTCGTGAAGTCCGGCGGAGAAGTTTTCCAGGTCTTGCAGGGTCACGTCGGTAATGCCGATGCCTTCCAGGGTGAGGTATGCGAGCAGTTTGTCCAGGTCGGTCAGATAGGCGTCGATTGTGTTTCCCGATAAAGAACGTTCTAATTTCAGGTATTGGCGGTACTTTAACAGTATCTTCTCGTAGGTTTTCATTTCTTTTTCGTATCTTTGTGCCGAGTTTTTTCTCGGCAAAGTTATTAAAAAGTTTTATTCGGCATAAATATGAGGATACAAATAATCAATGGCCCTAACATCAATCTGCTGGGCAAACGCGAACCGGGCATTTACGGTTCGACTTCGTTCGAAGATTATCTGCAAATATTGAAAGAACGTTATCCGGAGGTGGAAATAGCGTATTTCCAGTCGAATGTGGAGGGAGAGATGATTGACAAGATTCACGAGACGGGTTTCAC
The Phocaeicola salanitronis DSM 18170 genome window above contains:
- a CDS encoding tetratricopeptide repeat protein, with protein sequence MIKKLYLPLVALLVLAFSSCSKMGELDPSYFTTDPEVLEAIGGKVPVTITGKFPEKYFKKTATVEVTPVLRWDGGEAKGQPAMFQGEKVQGNDQTISYKMGGTYTMKASFDYVPEMAKSELYLDFKIKKGKKEYTIPSVKIADGVIATSELPTVKSANAAYAADAFQRIIKQAQEAQIMFLIQQANIRASELKSEGIKDFNKKVVAVNGDKKNFKLNNIEISAYASPDGGVKLNTGLAEDRQENTEKYLNKQLKKGEIETQVDAKYTAQDWEGFQELVSKSNIQDKDLILRVLSMYQDPEQRETEIKNISSVYKTLADEILPQLRRARLTANYDVIGRSDEEINAAFDAKEDSISVDELLYAATLTQDNARKEAIYKRAIEKYPNDFRAYNNLGMMSYAAGDLNAAENYFKQAASKSASAAEVNTNLGLCELCKGNVAEAETYLSKSTGANTANEALGNLYIKQGQYDRAVQAFGDTKTNSAALAQILAKDYNKAKSTLEAVKNPDAYTDYLMAIVGARTNNADLVKSSMAKVGQKDASLKASAQNDREFAKYANEIQ
- a CDS encoding YifB family Mg chelatase-like AAA ATPase, translating into MLIKLFGAAVQGIDATIVTIEVNSSRGIKFFLVGLPDSAVKESHERIVAALQVNGYKFPTCQIVINMAPADIRKEGSSYDLPLAIGILAVSGAVSPEKLDRYLLIGELSLDGSLQPIKGALPIAICARQQGFEGFILPKQNAREAAVVNNLNVYGVENITEVIDFFNGKRELEPTIVNTREEFYRSQTNFPFDFADVKGQESVKRALEVAAAGGHNLIMIGAPGSGKSMMAKCLPSILPPLSLAESLETTKIHSVAGKLGKDSSLIAVRPFRSPHHTISQVAMVGGGTNPQPGEISLAHNGVLFLDELPEFNRSVLEVLRQPLEDRHITISRAKYTLDYPASFTLIASMNPCPCGYYNHPTRHCVCTPGQVQKYLNRISGPLLDRIDIQVEIVPVPFEKLAERKAGEPSAAIRERVIRARQIQAKRFAGLPGIHCNAQMTSRLLHQYAQPDSHGMVLLRTAMERFNLSARAYDRILKVSRTIADLDGSEAILPKHLAEAISYRNLDRENWAG
- a CDS encoding thioredoxin-like domain-containing protein, which produces MKLLPTLTALSMLFLLSCKGDSTFTLQAEMDGLADKPILVVYDDPISKLDTIFPKEGKFNYTFVPDTITLFRLVLPETGEMIPVFADKGQEMTLSGTFQAPGITGDGMNGEYGALLKEIQALKDSASAAQAAEKFIQAHPSSFASAYLINKYFIQTPSPDTKKIEQLIAPLTGNIKDSRILSVILKALPAQEDNARQNKEYVNYFSCKDREGKYISWTGEKGSYTLLNFWASWDKESLVRRDSLEKLVGKFPEKKFKVLNISLDYEKDKWLEKCKKDTGKWIETCDFKGWNNPVVKQNQIHALPANILINNSRKIIATQLYGQALYEKVKEQLKE
- the xerD gene encoding site-specific tyrosine recombinase XerD — its product is MKTYEKILLKYRQYLKLERSLSGNTIDAYLTDLDKLLAYLTLEGIGITDVTLQDLENFSAGLHDIGIHPRSQARILSGIRSFFRFLTLDDYIRQDPSELLESPQIGKHLPDVLTVEEIDALIGAIDETTPEGQRNRAILETLYSCGLRVSELCNLKLSDLYLDEGFIKVEGKGSKQRLVPISPRAVNELKNYFTERGYAKIKPGYEDFVFISRFGKNISRIMVFHIIKELAERIGLKKTISPHTFRHSFATHLLEGGANLRAIQAMLGHESIGTTEIYTHIDRSMLRQEIIEHHPRNKKKRFN